The genomic segment TGAATTCACGCGTGTAGGTGGCCGACCCGTAAAATGTGGGTCAACCTTCGGTGGTGCGGAGCGGGCTGAGGTGCAAATCAACACTGGGTCTGTTTTGACACTGACAGGAACTGTGTCGGGGAGTGAAGGCGTCTCTGCTTCCAGGTGTTTATATCTCACGAACATGAAGGTATACAACTTTGATGTCAACACAAATGTAACTACATACTTGTAAAGTAATTTTATTATGAAAGTGTGTTTTATATACAGCTTTTAGAAGTGTCCTCTCCTCCGCGCCAGTGTCCGTGATGCCGCGCGGCCAGACGCAGCCACACAAGGGGCGTCTGACAGCACAGCTGCTGCTAATCGTGGCACAGCAAGGCAGCACAGGCGTCGCTCGTTCCACAAATAGCGGATAGTTGCTCACAAATAACAAATATCTTGATTACACTGTCACGTGACCAACGgttagggaggaaggaaggctcaCTCACTGCGGCACAGCGCCCTGATAAGCACTGTATTGCCACTTGAGGCGCTGTGTACAAGTTCATGAAATGGAGATCAGCACAGCGTGCAGACCAGCAACGGAATTTTCGTGTGGCCGTGCCTACCGCTGCCACTGTTGGTAACGGTCACTACTGAGGAGCAGCGAGGCCTCTCAGGGGCAGCACCACGGGGCCGTCTTCGTCTTGGCTGGGGGATGGTTGGCTTGGCACGCTGGCGTAAGAGCTGGGCTGCTGGGGCGGCTGCATCTGGCGGGCGGGGCCTCCATCCTCGGCCTGGGCTGCAGCGGCTTGCCGGTAATTGGTGTAGGAGCTGATGTGTGGCAGGGCCTGGATCATGGCGGCCAGGGACCTCAGCACCTCGGAACCTGACGCGTCCTTGGGGGGCTGGGCGTAGGTGGAGGTGGGCGGGGGCCTCAGGGGCTCCTCGCTGGGTCCCTCATAGGTGAGGTAAGAGCTGGGGGCTTTGGGGGCTGGGGAGACTGGGGGAGGGACGAGGGCGTCGTGGTTCACACCTGACACGCTGCTATAAGTGTCCTCAGGCGGGGGGGACATGTCATCCTCGGCCACGGCGTCCCCGAGCCCCGTGTATGAGGACTCCTCTGGGATGGGGAAGGTTGGGATCTGGGGCAGGAGGGCCCTGAAGGGGCTGAAGTCCGGCACCACCATGTCCTCGTCTGCGGCGTGGTGGTACACGCTGTACGTATCCTTCACGCTGTGCACCGCCGCGTCGTACTTCTTGGGGAAGCTCTTGGTAGGCTTCTTGggagccgccgccaccgccgccaccaccacgaggGTCACCTGAGGGGGCAGGATAGGATAACAACaagcgcgcacgcacgcacgtacagaCATATACTCGAAACATAACGAGCTTGACTCACTCCTTCAAACACACATTCGAGACACAACAAACTCActcctgtaaacacacacacacacacaccagacacacgGCAGGGTCGCGGCCTTGGTTGTGAGGGCAACGCTTCCTCATACATAACACCCGCACGTCCTGGAAGCCTCcatgccttcctcccctcctgctgACCTTGAGGCGAAGGAGAGCGACACATTATTACTTCCACCTCCTTAtgtctcttcccccttccctcccacgcttcattttctctcccctcccttccctcccttccttcctgcttttctccttCCCGTCCTCCCATTGCTCTCAAACTTCACGAAATGGCCTCGCGAAATTTTTCACCAGCGTACCTcacttatttgtttttatttatgtaaggtACTTACGGTGaaacaatctatctatctgtctgtctgaccgtat from the Scylla paramamosain isolate STU-SP2022 chromosome 5, ASM3559412v1, whole genome shotgun sequence genome contains:
- the LOC135100576 gene encoding uncharacterized protein LOC135100576, producing the protein MRILVTLVVVAAVAAAPKKPTKSFPKKYDAAVHSVKDTYSVYHHAADEDMVVPDFSPFRALLPQIPTFPIPEESSYTGLGDAVAEDDMSPPPEDTYSSVSGVNHDALVPPPVSPAPKAPSSYLTYEGPSEEPLRPPPTSTYAQPPKDASGSEVLRSLAAMIQALPHISSYTNYRQAAAAQAEDGGPARQMQPPQQPSSYASVPSQPSPSQDEDGPVVLPLRGLAAPQ